In one Cyclopterus lumpus isolate fCycLum1 chromosome 22, fCycLum1.pri, whole genome shotgun sequence genomic region, the following are encoded:
- the osr1 gene encoding protein odd-skipped-related 1 — MGSKTLPAPVPLHPSLQLANYALLQSSTGLQLPADHFHSIYSFSALHAIHLHQWTLGYPPFSLPRCTISKLPAQFSSMASLPMFPHLLQSKHESAGLLQSSKNKPRFDFANLAAAATQEDHLKAEDLSMTGAAAAAAAQASAHHPTASLACLLDVTKLSSPERKSSRGRLPSKTKKEFVCKFCGRHFTKSYNLLIHERTHTDERPYTCDICHKAFRRQDHLRDHRYIHSKEKPFKCQECGKGFCQSRTLAVHKTLHMQVKELKPAKIK; from the exons ATGGGCAGCAAGACTCTGCCAGCACCAGTCCCTCTCCACCCGTCCCTCCAGCTTGCTAACTACGCCCTCCTCCAGAGCTCCACAGGCCTCCAGCTGCCAGCAGATCATTTCCACAGTATCTACAGCTTCAGTGCCCTACACGCCATCCACCTCCACCAGTGGACACTCGGCTACCCACCTTTTTCCCTGCCCCGCTGCACCATCTCTAAACTGCCTGCCCAGTTCTCCTCCATGGCCTCCCTCCCCATGTTCCCTCACCTCCTGCAGTCCAAGCATGAATCAGCGGGACTGCTGCAGAGCTCCAAGAACAAGCCCCGCTTTGACTTTGCCAACCTGGCAGCTGCAGCCACTCAGGAGGATCATCTGAAGGCAGAAGACCTGAGCATGACGGGTGCCgccgccgcagcagcagcacaggctTCAGCTCACCATCCGACAGCCAGCCTTGCATGCCTCCTGGATGTTACCAAACTCTCCTCACCGGAGCGCAAGTCCAGCAGAGGCCGACTGCCCTCAAAGACCAAGAAAGAATTTGTCTGCAAATTCTGTGGCCGCCATTTTACCAAATCCTACAACCTTTTGATCCACGAGAGGACACATACGGACGAGAGGCCATATACCTGTGATATCTGCCACAAGGCCTTCAGAAGACAGGACCATCTCCGGGACCACAG GTACATCCATTCCAAAGAAAAGCCCTTCAAATGTCAGGAGTGTGGGAAGGGCTTCTGTCAGTCCAGGACTCTGGCTGTCCACAAAACATTACACATGCAGGTCAAGGAACTGAAGCCAGCCAAGATCAAGTGA